A stretch of DNA from Acidicapsa acidisoli:
GGCTTCATCGGCGAAGATAGGGAGGTGAACCTTGCTGCGCACATACTTTGTTTCTTCGATCATATGTGCCGGCATGGGTTGTTCTACATATTCGATCCCCTGCGTCTCAAGCCAGTTGATTTTGCGAATGGCCTCTTCCTTATCTATCCATCCCTCGTTGGCATCCACGCGAATCGGCTTCTTTGTAACGCTGCGTACAGCTTCGATCGTCTCCTCGTCGGATTGCAGCCCTACCTTGACCTTCAGTACGGGAAAGTCCGCGGCCTCGCGGGTCTTCTGGCGGGTGATCTCGGGCGTATCAATCCCGATGGAAAAATCTGTGATCGGAGCATCGGCAGGATCAAGTCCGAGGAATTGATAGAGTGGAACTCCCATCTTCTTGCCGAGCCAATCGAAGATAGCAATGTCGACGGCTGCCATAGCTGCGTGTTGATGACTGCCGAGTAAGCCGCGCAACTGCGCAAGATACTTTTGATACATGAGAGGATCGCCCGCGACGATCTGAGAAGCGATCGCTTCGATAGCCTTGCGGGCCTCTTCCGGAAATTCCTTGTAGCGAATAATGGGAGCCCCCTCGCCATAACCGGTGATTCCATCTCGCCGGTACTGAACCTGCACCGTATCTCGATACGCGCTGGAAGACATGGTCGTGGTCCAGGTGTGGCGCAGCATCAGACGCTTCAGGCCGCTCTGGACGTCGCACTTATCCTGCGATGGCTTGGATTGCATCCCTATCACCTCTGCTGGCAGCATCGAAGCCAGGCCAGCCGCACCCGCAGTCTTTATCCAATCTCGTCTATTCATCACTTTACTCTCCTCGCCGCGACCAAAATCTTTGTCCAGGGCATGTCATCCAGGCGGCTGATTTGAACGCCTGGATGCTCGTGTGTTGTGTCATGGATGAACTGGCCGCCGCCAATATACATTCCAGTGTGGGTGATCTTGCCGGTGCTCCCGCCAAAGAACAACAGGTCTCCCGGTTGCAGATCTTTGCGCTCAACCGCTGTCACACCGCTCCAGGCAGCTTGAATATCTGCGTCGCGGGGCATGATGATTCCACGCTGGCGCTCCAGCATTTGCGTAAACCCGGAGCAGTCGAAACCGAAGCTGCTGACGCCACCCCAGGTGTAAGTGATGCCGAGAAATCTCCTCGCCAACTGAAGCATCTCGTCGATGGTCAGCGGAGAGACATCTTGTGCTACGTCTCCTTGTTGTACCCACGCTGTTTGTCCGTCGACCAAGCGGACCTGCAGCCAGCGTGAGGAGCGATCTCGTTTTTCAGAGGTCAACTCCAGACGCGCTTCCCATGGCAATTGGAGCACAGGGGCGTGTGTGGTCACGTCTGGATCGCGATAAATGTTGACGCTCAGTCCCGCGACTCGTACCAATCGATCGTCGGGGGCGTACGTTCCGGCATCGAGTGCCTTCAAACCGGACGCCTCGACCCATCCTGTGTATCCGTCCGCAGTGCGGATGTTATACCAGTCTGCGTGCTTTTCGAGCGTCGCTACATCCGTCCCGTAGATAGTTTGCGATATGACTTCGCTATTGTCCTCCGCTTTCGCGAACATATTGATGACGGGCTTTGCCACAACAAAGTTCGGATGTGGAACAGACTCCTGTGCCCAGCCAGTTCGCGCCATCGGCATGAACAAAGCAATGATCCAAATACCGGCAGTGAGAAGACTGCTTGTTCGTTTGACAAATATTGAGATGTTACCCGCGATCTTCGACTGGCATGGAACGCCAGAGACACATTTTGTAACGGTCACAATGCTCCTTCTTTAAACAACCTAGTTAAACCGCGACTGCCTGAGCCGAACGGAAGCTTACTTCGATTCGGTATTCGGTGTACGATAGCGCGGCTCAGTAGAGGAGATACCTCGCGCGTATGGGCTTGAAGACCTCAAGAGCATCCTGCCAGTCTTCGGCAATCCGTCTTGGATCCTGCCCATCTGTGAGCGCGTCCAATGAGGCTTTGTTGCGCATTAAGCCGTCGAGCGCAGTGACTTTGTATTGGCCGGGATAGAGATGGTGCAAGGCGCTGGCGATCTCCAACCCAAGTTCAGGCGCATCGAGAGCTTCGCGGTCGGTAAGGATGATATTCACGCCGCCACACTTTTGATTGGCATAGATAGAAGCATTGGGAGTGAAGTGAAGAGGGATAAAGCGCACGCCATTTATCGCTCTTTCGTTCAAATACTGGGCAAGCGCCGCCGGATCGACCCATGGTGCGCCGAGCAACTCAAACGGTGTGCCGGTTCCGCGGCCAACGGAAATATTCGAGCCTTCGATCATTCCAATGCCGGGATAGAGCGTCGCCTCGGTAAGACTACGGATATTCGGAGAAGGGTCGATCCACACCATACCGGTTGAGTCGTACCAATCGCCGCGCATCCATCCTTCCATTGGAACCACGGTTAGCTTTGCGCCGATGGCTCGCTCGCCGTTGAACATCCGCGCCAGTTCTCCAACCGTCATGCCGTGACGCACAGGGGTCTTCCAATAACTGACAAATGCCTCACGTCCCGCATCGGCGATGGGACCTTGTACTGCAAAGCCGCCGATCGGATTCGGTCGATCGAGTACAACAACCTCTTTGCCCGACTTCGCCGCTGCTTCGAGAAAATAGCCGAGCGTGCTTTCGTATGTGTAGAAGCGTGCGCCAATGTCCTGAATGTCGTAGACAATCGCATCCAGACCGGCGAGTTGCGTCTCCGAGGGCCTGCGCTTTGCATCCGTGTCGCCGTAAACGCTATAGATAGGCACGCCGGTAGCCGCGTCCTTTGAGTTGCCGATCTCCGTTGTGTCAAGCGCGCCAGCAACGCCATGCTCTGGGCTGAAGATCGCGGCGAGTTGCAGTCCTAGAGTATGCGCCAGAGCGTCGGCTGTCCGTTGGCCGTGCGAATCCAAAGCGGTCTGATTGGTCACCAATCCGATTCGTATGGGATGGCTTGGATTCGGGTGAAGCTCGCTGAATCCGTGGTCTTCCAGCACGTCGATGCCAGTCTTTACTTCACCGTTGCGCACGGTTACACGCCGCTCCGCCATGATGGATTCGTTGTATCCGGTGATGCGTGCAAGACGAAGCTTTTCTTTCTCACTGACAGTAAGTTCGAGCGACGCGGTAACAGCATTCGCTATGCGGGTGCGCAGCGAAACGACTGATCCGTGACCGTTGGGATGAACAGCATTGGTCAAGATAATAATGTAAGTGTTCGTGACCGGATCGATCCAAAGCGAGGTGCCAGTGAAACCAGTGTGTCCGTAAGACCCCACCGGCAGCAGTTCCCCGCGATTGGTGGCGAAGGGAGAATCGATATCCCAACCCAATCCGCGCAGTGTTGGCGCTGTTGCTGGCTGCTGCGGAGTGGACATCTTCTCCACGATCAGCCGGCTAAGGACTCTATCTCCGCCTAGTAGTTCTTGTGCAAACTTCGCCAGATCGTCTGCGGTAGAGAATAGGCCCGCATGTCCTGCAACGCCGTCCATCCGCCGCGCCGTTGGGTCATGGACTATGCCGCGCAGCATCTTGCCCTGCTCATCGTATTGCGTTGGAGCAATACGCGACGACCACTCGCTGGGGGGTAGATAGCGCGTTTCGTTCATGCCCAGTGGCGCAAAAATATTTGTTTGTGCGTAGTCGTTTAGCGGCATGCCGGAGACCTTCTCGACCAGAAAACCGAGTGTCTCAAAATTGATGTCGCTGTAGACGAAGCGTGTGCCAGCAGGAAAAGCAGGCTTTTCCTGCATGGCCATGTTATATGCCATGTAGCGGCCTTGCCATGGCTCCTTTAAATCAAGGTCGGGGCGCAGACCTGAAAAGTGCGTCAATAGCTCTCTGACGGTGATGTCCCCTTTTCCGTTCTGCGCGAACTCGGGCAGATAAGAGGCCACCGGTGCATTGAGGCGAATTCTTCCCTCTTGAACGAGCTTCATTACGGACGAGGTCGTTGCGATGCACTTGGTCAGAGACGCTAAGTCG
This window harbors:
- a CDS encoding C40 family peptidase — its product is MTVTKCVSGVPCQSKIAGNISIFVKRTSSLLTAGIWIIALFMPMARTGWAQESVPHPNFVVAKPVINMFAKAEDNSEVISQTIYGTDVATLEKHADWYNIRTADGYTGWVEASGLKALDAGTYAPDDRLVRVAGLSVNIYRDPDVTTHAPVLQLPWEARLELTSEKRDRSSRWLQVRLVDGQTAWVQQGDVAQDVSPLTIDEMLQLARRFLGITYTWGGVSSFGFDCSGFTQMLERQRGIIMPRDADIQAAWSGVTAVERKDLQPGDLLFFGGSTGKITHTGMYIGGGQFIHDTTHEHPGVQISRLDDMPWTKILVAARRVK
- a CDS encoding exo-beta-N-acetylmuramidase NamZ domain-containing protein, which gives rise to MLKSLKVIRRCRKILCLLVLSLAAIGQLHLLAQNSTPAKQSRFAAIDVIMEEAVAEGNIPGGVVLIGHDGKVVYRKAYGWRSIEPTREVMTPDTIFDLASLTKCIATTSSVMKLVQEGRIRLNAPVASYLPEFAQNGKGDITVRELLTHFSGLRPDLDLKEPWQGRYMAYNMAMQEKPAFPAGTRFVYSDINFETLGFLVEKVSGMPLNDYAQTNIFAPLGMNETRYLPPSEWSSRIAPTQYDEQGKMLRGIVHDPTARRMDGVAGHAGLFSTADDLAKFAQELLGGDRVLSRLIVEKMSTPQQPATAPTLRGLGWDIDSPFATNRGELLPVGSYGHTGFTGTSLWIDPVTNTYIIILTNAVHPNGHGSVVSLRTRIANAVTASLELTVSEKEKLRLARITGYNESIMAERRVTVRNGEVKTGIDVLEDHGFSELHPNPSHPIRIGLVTNQTALDSHGQRTADALAHTLGLQLAAIFSPEHGVAGALDTTEIGNSKDAATGVPIYSVYGDTDAKRRPSETQLAGLDAIVYDIQDIGARFYTYESTLGYFLEAAAKSGKEVVVLDRPNPIGGFAVQGPIADAGREAFVSYWKTPVRHGMTVGELARMFNGERAIGAKLTVVPMEGWMRGDWYDSTGMVWIDPSPNIRSLTEATLYPGIGMIEGSNISVGRGTGTPFELLGAPWVDPAALAQYLNERAINGVRFIPLHFTPNASIYANQKCGGVNIILTDREALDAPELGLEIASALHHLYPGQYKVTALDGLMRNKASLDALTDGQDPRRIAEDWQDALEVFKPIRARYLLY
- a CDS encoding dipeptide epimerase, translated to MNRRDWIKTAGAAGLASMLPAEVIGMQSKPSQDKCDVQSGLKRLMLRHTWTTTMSSSAYRDTVQVQYRRDGITGYGEGAPIIRYKEFPEEARKAIEAIASQIVAGDPLMYQKYLAQLRGLLGSHQHAAMAAVDIAIFDWLGKKMGVPLYQFLGLDPADAPITDFSIGIDTPEITRQKTREAADFPVLKVKVGLQSDEETIEAVRSVTKKPIRVDANEGWIDKEEAIRKINWLETQGIEYVEQPMPAHMIEETKYVRSKVHLPIFADEACTDINMIPHLTEAFDGINVKLDKAGGILESLRWIQVARAMNLKVMLGCMVSSSCSITAAAHLSPLVDHADLDGNLLVANDPWVGVRVEKGKLLLPSGPGLGLTTSHG